In Amaranthus tricolor cultivar Red isolate AtriRed21 chromosome 3, ASM2621246v1, whole genome shotgun sequence, a single window of DNA contains:
- the LOC130808405 gene encoding uncharacterized protein LOC130808405: protein MYKKLAGEKRLLQLNELDEFRLSAYDSARIYKEKTKKWHDKRILPREFAEGDKVLLFNSKLKLFPGKLKSRWSGPLLVTNVNKFGSVALKNEKGDVFKVNGQRLKLYHERNVVGMMEVIHLHPSSSY, encoded by the coding sequence ATGTATAAAAAGCTGGCGGGGGAGAAGAGGCTTCTTCAACTTAATGAGTTGGATGAGTTTCGATTGTCCGCCTATGATAGTGCTCGGATTTACAAGGAGAAAACTAAGAAATGGCATGATAAGAGGATCCTCCCAAGAGAGTTTGCAGAGGGAGATAAGGTGTTATTGTTCAATTCTAAACTCAAGCTCTTTCCCGGAAAGCTAAAGTCTAGATGGTCTGGTCCTTTATTGGTTACTAATGTGAATAAGTTCGGTTCCGTGGCATTGAAAAATGAGAAAGGTGATGTTTTCAAGGTCAATGGACAACGTTTAAAGCTTTACCATGAAAGAAATGTTGTTGGAATGATGGAAGTTATCCACCTTCATCCTTCTTCCTCCTATTAA
- the LOC130808406 gene encoding uncharacterized protein LOC130808406: protein MWVPAYFRDLYMGGLLRTTSRSESENNFFNYFVNKFLTLVELQMTFQSAMDVQCYMMQTLDSKCMLYSAPLKTRIPLEKHASSVYTDVVFKDFQEQILRARDECGFEKNFIRDGKDVYCVVHFNTGTIFEVVYDAQTLWTKDASKTPVYDIDGTLLDGNNAMESKKGVLGDDWNEVHRCISLAEDDEDDLVELLHKMKLYSAKLLAKKNRGVEKTKRQELEKFLGCEAPTTITIQNPKQSSNKGKRKEKDPQQKDTEDEEEQRVTKQRQCKSCGKVAGHNSRTCPHKKK, encoded by the exons ATGTGGGTGCCTGCATATTTTAGAGATCTTTATATGGGTGGTTTGCTTAGAACAACATCTAGGTCGGAAAGTGAGaacaattttttcaattactttGTGAACAAATTTCTTACATTAGTTGAACTCCAAATGACGTTTCAAAGTGCGATGGATGTTCAATGTTATATGATGCAGACACTAGATAGTAAATGCATGTTATATTCGGCACCTTTGAAGACTCGTATCCCTCTTGAAAAACATGCTTCTAGTGTCTACACAGATgttgtttttaaggattttcaaGAACAAATTCTTAGAGCACGCGATGAGTGTGGTTTTGAAAAGAATTTCATTAGAGATGGCAAGGATGTGTATTGTGTGGTACATTTCAACACTGGGACAATTTTTGAAGTTGTGTATGATGCACAAACATT GTGGACAAAAGATGCTAGCAAAACACCTGTCTATGATATTGATGGCACGTTATTGGATGGTAATAATGCTATGGAATCTAAAAAAGGGGTTTTAGGAGATGATTGGAATGAGGTACATCGATGCATTAGTTTGGCagaagatgatgaggatgatttgGTTGAACTTTTGCACAAAATGAAGTTGTATTCAGCTAAGCTTTTAGCAAAAAAGAATCGTGGGGTTGAGAAGACAAAACGTCAAGAGTTGGAAAAGTTTTTGGGTTGCGAAGCTCCTACAACAATTACAATTCAAAACCCTAAACAATCTTCAAACAAAGGCAAGAGGAAAGAAAAAGATCCACAACAAAAGGAtactgaagatgaagaagagcaaaggGTGACCAAACAAAGACAATGTAAAAGTTGTGGCAAAGTTGCAGGTCACAATAGTCGTACGTGTccacataagaaaaaataa